The following coding sequences are from one Heptranchias perlo isolate sHepPer1 chromosome 13, sHepPer1.hap1, whole genome shotgun sequence window:
- the LOC137331601 gene encoding eotaxin-like, with the protein MLSTRSLQIVVIFLLLSTVFVSSNSYLRPSRVITNCCKRVSVRKIPYNITHYRIQNALSPCVEAVIFYTVEKGPICSNPAARWVPNMIREINDRMETGSA; encoded by the exons ATGCTTTCCACCAGATCGCTCCAAATTGTTGTCATTTTCCTGCTACTTAGCACTGTCTTTGTGTCAAGCAACTCAT ATCTCCGGCCAAGCAGGGTCATCACCAATTGCTGCAAGAGAGTGTCTGTGAGGAAAATCCCCTATAATATTACACATTATAGGATCCAGAATGCTCTTTCTCCATGTGTGGAAGCTGTAAT TTTCTACACAGTGGAGAAAGGGCCCATCTGTTCTAATCCTGCTGCACGTTGGGTGCCAAATATGATCAGAGAGATCAA tgacAGAATGGAGACTGGCAGTGCCTAA